A genome region from Solanum pennellii chromosome 12, SPENNV200 includes the following:
- the LOC107005861 gene encoding pectinesterase-like, whose product MAEAGKKKIVIAGIASILLVACVVGAAVTFTKKNDNSTSNGGEISSSSKSVQAMCQPTQYKETCEKSLGSTKNTTDPKELIKTAFDNTLTEISNSIKNSAPFKEAANDPRTKNALKVCDEVLDRSIEEIKRSFSKIDSNDLNKLIKEYIYDVRSWLSSAVTLEETCIDAFANTTGDTGEKMKNILKTASELSSVALDIVSSFEEQMAGLQGLGITNRRLLVAEAGNRRLLQIATLKPNVVVAQDGSGQHKSINEALKTVPPNNAQPYVIFIKAGIYNENIEVANTMTNVVFIGEGSNKTKITSNKNYLDGLPIFQTATVSISGQGFVAKDIAFENSAGPLKKEAVALRVSAEMTAFQNCQIDGYQSTLMTHIGRQFYRDCTISGTIDFIFGDAVAVLQNCKIIARKPEEMQTQAITIAAQGRMEPSGTGIIIIQNCTITAEPALVAINPPRNKAFLGRPAKMYSRTIVMQSQIDGFIEPEGWTPFAGTFGLETLYFVEYQNRGPGANTDKRVTWKNYIKNPPQDVIAKFAPGVVLKGGDNTDGWVTKTGVPYEPAMMKM is encoded by the exons atggcGGAGGCcggtaaaaagaaaatagtaattgCTGGAATTGCTTCAATTCTTCTAGTTGCTTGTGTTGTTGGTGCTGCCGTTacgtttacaaaaaaaaatgataattcaacCTCTAACGGAGGTGAAATTTCGAGCTCTAGCAAATCAGTACAAGCCATGTGTCAACCTActcaatataaagaaacatGTGAAAAATCACTTGGATCAACTAAAAATACAACCGATCCAAAAGAGTTGATTAAAACCGCATTTGATAATACTTTGACcgaaatttcaaattcaattaaaaattcaGCTCCATTTAAAGAAGCTGCAAATGATCCAAGGACTAAGAATGCTTTAAAAGTTTGTGATGAAGTTCTTGACCGTTCGATCGAAGAGATCAAGAgatcattttcaaaaattgatagTAATGACcttaataaattgattaaagAGTATATCTATGATGTTAGGTCATGGCTTAGCTCTGCTGTTACATTGGAAGAGACTTGTATAGATGCATTCGCTAACACGACTGGTGATACTGGTGAGAAAATGAAGAATATCTTGAAGACTGCTAGCGAGTTGTCAAGTGTTGCACTTGATATTGTTAGTAGTTTTGAGGAACAAATGGCTGGGTTGCAAGGCCTAGGCATCACTAACAGACGATTGTTGGTCGCTGAAGCAG GAAACCGAAGGCTTCTCCAAATTGCAACCCTCAAGCCCAATGTTGTGGTGGCTCAAGATGGTAGTGGACAACATAAATCAATCAATGAGGCTCTTAAAACAGTGCCCCCAAACAATGCTCAACCCTATGTCATCTTCATCAAGGCTGGTATTTACAATGAAAATATCGAAGTTGCCAATACAATGACCAATGTTGTTTTCATTGGTGAAGGCTCAAACAAGACCAAAATTACTAGCAACAAAAATTATCTTGATGGTCTCCCAATCTTTCAAACTGCCACTGTTT CCATCTCAGGACAAGGATTCGTGGCTAAGGACATTGCATTCGAGAACTCAGCAGGGCCTTTGAAAAAAGAAGCCGTTGCACTACGTGTCTCAGCTGAAATGACAGCATTCCAGAACTGTCAAATTGATGGTTACCAATCAACGCTTATGACTCATATTGGAAGACAATTCTATCGCGATTGTACCATCTCAGGAACAATTGATTTCATCTTTGGAGATGCGGTGGCTGTGTTGCAGAACTGTAAGATAATCGCGAGGAAACCTGAGGAAATGCAGACACAGGCTATCACAATCGCGGCTCAGGGAAGGATGGAGCCATCTGGAACAG GTATAATTATCATACAAAACTGCACGATCACAGCTGAGCCAGCTTTGGTTGCCATCAACCCACCACGCAACAAGGCATTCCTCGGACGACCAGCGAAAATGTACTCAAGGACCATAGTGATGCAATCTCAAATTGATGGATTCATTGAACCTGAAGGATGGACTCCATTTGCTGGTACCTTTGGACTTGAGACTTTATATTTTGTTGAGTATCAAAATAGGGGTCCAGGTGCAAATACTGATAAAAGAGTAACTTGGAAGAATTACATTAAGAACCCTCCACAAGATGTTATTGCTAAATTTGCTCCAGGAGTTGTACTTAAAGGTGGTGATAATACTGATGGATGGGTTACAAAAACTGGTGTCCCATATGAACCAGCGATGATGAAGATGTAA